Proteins encoded within one genomic window of Thioploca ingrica:
- a CDS encoding small-conductance mechanosensitive channel, translated as MFTIKNQLLLNLLSNSVLFLCCYGYALLASAQNPNSLENWPTLQQFQERQQQLNEAQTQNQRYQQSLQIEGLALSTKIKSLENMTPDKMVTTLEIAAQERETIRTQLDNLVLEQRDVQTKLDKWRGYLQEQQNQQEKSTDSSDQAITELTEQLNILTKAIELEKQYLALIRSNTSLLGKRLRLAIEWHARLQQAYQQNLLEKRQQVLQEMRTALEQRRQALMTKQQELPSQLARLETGQVSTERLAEILTTAALERKSAEVELENLRLESKSTEENLVRQSKSIKEQQEKLMLLKKSTPELDNERIQLAIKEILIWELENDIQLQTNAQKLEEQHLEMTKTMRTDLAENRLKLATDWHGKVEMLYQKRQKQDLDSQIQQQQQYYLARSAELREQLEALSETDSPALRYLLEVQITEANEQAQQYEVKLAYLQDQFEQINKLLKQEAEEISPDILRKAQTLKREVTTLAQLLTNKIDILQQKREVIRKQGKNLTDQELEYQQQAEQLLDKVIETVRQRSQQLLALQQPIKTVTFQLENAYKENQRQLLLQRRSWPTSPSEWQILVKDLSKIPTLFVQQMQLTLSSFKQGFQHLSYLVLAIISLAIAMGLGIGWWLYQRLTAFLNSWTEISKRGFLANQLLIGLQLLQKNALGIAITSLFLLLIASNQLDKTSILLSLTLVLIWLGIKLPLNLAWLLLSNNNQLSPERRLKLYRQLQWTLIFTGFLVVLTILGHLLGVSLAVRDLIDTLFMLLLSLTVVPIMYIRNTLLVLLKPLLKSYWLWAYRLVSLLLPLALLAVALLGLIGYINLGWSIAKQMSLFLIVLTGWLIAEGLLADMITFAKNFALKQSDYGLLWTQDIIPLIQKLLGIALIGLAVMSFFWLNGWYADVVKDIAVKESLENLFAYQIGQLSGNPLTIADVLLALLAVWILFWFGSWVRQITYQWIYLNIGDLGIRHSLSVLTQYTVILLGLLITLRVIGFDLTTLMVFAGALGIGIGFGLQNIANNFISGLLLLVERPLRLGDIVTIGDNYEGKVTKIGIRSLTIRHWNYKEIIVPNSELISQTFTNWTHSSSVIRTTLNINVSYNNDPHRVRQILQQVLQEIPEILLEPEPAIFLAEFSDFAINFRIDYYINMDGLGFWKTKSEVLFKIWDHFKQTGITLPCPQYDLHIRSFPPAITD; from the coding sequence ATGTTTACTATTAAAAATCAATTGCTACTAAATTTATTAAGTAACAGCGTATTATTTCTGTGTTGCTATGGATATGCTTTATTGGCATCAGCTCAAAATCCTAATTCATTAGAAAATTGGCCAACTCTCCAACAATTTCAAGAACGTCAGCAACAACTGAATGAAGCGCAAACCCAAAATCAGCGTTACCAACAAAGTTTGCAAATAGAAGGTTTGGCGTTATCAACTAAGATAAAAAGCTTAGAAAATATGACGCCAGATAAAATGGTAACTACGCTAGAGATAGCGGCTCAAGAAAGAGAAACGATTCGTACTCAGTTAGACAATCTAGTTTTAGAACAACGAGATGTTCAAACCAAATTGGATAAATGGCGTGGTTATCTTCAAGAACAGCAAAATCAACAAGAGAAATCAACAGATTCATCCGACCAGGCGATTACCGAGTTAACCGAACAGCTTAATATACTGACCAAAGCGATCGAGCTAGAAAAACAATACTTGGCTCTGATTAGAAGCAATACCAGCCTGTTAGGTAAACGGTTGCGATTAGCCATTGAATGGCACGCTCGCCTCCAACAAGCTTACCAACAAAATTTACTGGAAAAACGTCAACAAGTTTTGCAAGAAATGCGAACGGCTTTGGAACAACGTCGTCAAGCCTTAATGACTAAACAACAAGAATTACCAAGCCAACTCGCCCGCTTGGAAACCGGACAAGTCAGTACCGAACGGTTGGCAGAGATTTTAACCACCGCCGCTTTAGAAAGAAAATCAGCCGAAGTTGAACTAGAAAATTTACGTTTAGAATCAAAAAGTACGGAAGAAAATTTAGTTAGACAAAGTAAAAGTATTAAAGAACAACAAGAAAAATTAATGTTGTTAAAAAAATCTACCCCAGAATTAGATAATGAACGCATTCAATTAGCTATAAAAGAAATCCTGATCTGGGAATTAGAAAATGATATTCAATTGCAAACGAATGCTCAGAAATTAGAAGAACAACATCTGGAAATGACTAAAACGATGCGTACTGATTTAGCTGAAAACCGCTTAAAATTAGCCACTGATTGGCATGGAAAAGTGGAAATGCTTTATCAAAAACGGCAAAAACAAGATTTGGATAGCCAAATTCAACAGCAACAACAATACTACCTTGCTCGGAGTGCAGAATTACGTGAACAATTAGAAGCTTTATCGGAAACAGATTCGCCGGCACTGCGTTATTTATTAGAAGTCCAAATTACTGAAGCGAATGAACAAGCGCAACAGTATGAAGTCAAATTGGCCTATCTTCAAGATCAATTTGAGCAAATCAATAAACTCTTGAAACAAGAGGCAGAAGAAATTTCTCCAGATATTTTGCGAAAAGCACAAACTTTAAAGCGAGAAGTCACTACTTTAGCGCAACTACTGACTAATAAAATCGACATTTTGCAACAAAAACGCGAAGTCATCAGAAAACAAGGCAAAAATTTGACTGATCAAGAGTTGGAATATCAACAGCAGGCAGAACAACTACTCGATAAAGTTATTGAAACTGTGCGTCAACGTTCGCAGCAATTATTGGCTTTACAGCAACCGATAAAGACCGTGACATTCCAATTAGAAAATGCTTATAAGGAAAATCAACGTCAATTATTATTACAGCGGCGAAGTTGGCCAACCAGTCCCTCAGAATGGCAAATTTTGGTTAAAGATCTGAGTAAGATACCGACTTTATTTGTCCAGCAAATGCAACTCACTTTATCTAGTTTTAAACAAGGATTTCAACATCTAAGCTATTTAGTACTCGCGATTATTAGTCTAGCGATTGCAATGGGGTTGGGAATAGGATGGTGGTTGTATCAGCGCCTTACTGCCTTTTTGAATTCATGGACCGAAATCTCCAAACGCGGTTTTTTAGCTAATCAGTTATTGATAGGATTACAACTGCTACAAAAAAATGCCCTTGGAATCGCTATTACCAGCCTATTTTTACTGTTGATAGCCAGCAATCAACTCGATAAAACCAGTATTTTATTAAGTTTAACCTTGGTACTCATTTGGCTGGGCATCAAGTTACCGTTAAATTTAGCTTGGTTACTCCTCTCCAATAATAACCAACTCTCCCCAGAACGTCGGCTCAAACTTTATCGGCAACTCCAATGGACGTTGATTTTTACCGGCTTTTTAGTGGTTCTCACCATTCTCGGTCATCTCTTAGGCGTTTCTTTGGCGGTTCGAGATTTGATAGATACTTTGTTTATGTTGTTATTATCTTTAACTGTTGTGCCGATCATGTATATTCGTAACACCTTGTTGGTGTTATTAAAACCGTTATTAAAGAGTTACTGGTTATGGGCTTATCGCTTAGTTAGTTTGTTATTACCTTTGGCTTTGCTAGCAGTAGCTTTATTAGGACTGATTGGCTACATCAATTTAGGGTGGAGTATTGCCAAACAAATGAGCCTGTTTCTCATCGTGCTCACCGGTTGGTTGATTGCCGAAGGCTTACTAGCCGATATGATTACCTTTGCCAAAAACTTTGCCCTGAAACAGAGTGATTATGGTTTATTATGGACTCAGGATATTATTCCCCTCATCCAGAAACTATTAGGAATTGCTTTAATTGGACTAGCCGTGATGAGCTTTTTCTGGTTGAATGGTTGGTATGCAGATGTCGTTAAAGATATTGCCGTCAAAGAAAGCTTAGAAAATTTATTTGCTTACCAAATCGGTCAGTTAAGTGGTAATCCATTGACCATCGCTGATGTTCTGCTCGCGCTATTAGCAGTTTGGATCCTATTTTGGTTTGGCAGTTGGGTTCGTCAAATTACTTATCAATGGATTTACTTAAATATCGGTGATCTCGGCATTAGGCATAGTTTATCAGTTTTAACTCAATATACGGTTATTTTACTGGGTTTACTGATCACCTTACGAGTTATTGGCTTTGACTTAACGACTTTAATGGTATTCGCAGGGGCACTGGGCATTGGTATCGGGTTTGGGTTACAAAATATCGCGAATAATTTTATCAGTGGTTTATTATTACTGGTCGAACGTCCCCTCCGTTTAGGTGACATTGTGACGATTGGAGATAACTATGAAGGTAAGGTAACTAAAATTGGAATCCGCTCACTGACTATTCGACATTGGAATTACAAAGAAATCATTGTTCCTAACTCAGAACTGATTTCACAAACTTTTACGAATTGGACTCACAGTAGCTCCGTTATTCGGACTACTTTAAATATCAATGTGAGTTACAATAATGATCCACACCGAGTTAGGCAAATTCTTCAACAAGTATTACAAGAAATACCAGAAATTCTTCTAGAACCAGAGCCGGCCATTTTTTTAGCAGAATTTAGTGATTTTGCCATTAATTTCCGCATTGATTATTATATTAATATGGATGGTCTGGGTTTTTGGAAAACCAAATCTGAAGTCTTATTTAAAATTTGGGATCATTTCAAACAAACGGGTATCACTCTACCTTGCCCGCAATACGATCTGCATATTAGATCTTTCCCGCCAGCCATTACCGATTAA